The Inediibacterium massiliense genome includes the window AAAAAAGCCCCATGGGAGGTATGGAAAAATGAAGAATCATTGGAAAAATAGAAATGTATTTATTACAGGGGCTACAGGATTTTTAGGAGGATATTTAACAAATAGATTAATAGAAAAAGGAGCAAATATAACTGCTTTATTTAGAGATCGCATTCAAAATATAAAATTAAGTGAAGATATAAATTGGATAGAAGGAGATCTAAAAGATAGAACTTTATTAGAAAGAATACTAGGAGAATATGAAATTGATACAGTGTTTCATTTAGCTGCTCAAGCTATTGTAGGAATTGCTAATAAAAATCCTATATCTACTTTTGAATCCAATGTATTAGGAACATGGAATATACTAGAAGCTTGCAGGAGAAGTCCTTCTGTTAAAAATATTATTGTAGCTTCTAGTGATAAAGCATATGGAGAGCAGGAGCTTCCTTATAAAGAAGAGATGGCCCTTATGGGAAAACATCCTTATGATGTATCTAAAAGCTGTGCAGATTTAATGAGTATGTCTTATTATCATACCTATAAACTTCCTGTTTGTGTTACAAGATGTGGGAATTTATATGGAGGAGGAGATATGAACTTTAATCGAATTATTCCTCAGACGATTGAGTTTGTTTTAAATCAAAAATCTCCTATTATTCGAAGTGATGGAACTTTTGTGAGAGATTATTTTTATGTAGAAGATGCAGTGGAGGCTTATTTATTGTTAGGAGAAAAAATGAGTGAACTTAAGTTGTATGGAGAAGCTTTTAATTTTGGTAGTGAAGGATATTTATCTGTATTAGAAATTGTAAATCTCATATTAAAGGTAATGAATAGTCATCTAAAACCTATTATTTTAAATGAAGGAAATCATGAAATTAAAAATCAATATCTTTCTATAGAAAAAGCAAAACAAATATTAAATTGGAAGCCTCATTTTACTTTAGATGAGGGACTGAAAAAAACTATCAATTGGTATAAGAAATATGCTCAAGGAGAGGTGAGATATGGATAATGGTTTTTGTATGGTCGTATCTAAATATAGGATATATCAAGGAATAGTACTCATAGAATCATTATTTGAAAATATAGAAAGTCCCCAAGTATTTGTTTTGTGCATGGATCATGAAGGATATGAAATTTTATCTAATTATAAGAAAAATAATATAAAAGTAATTTCTATTGACGACATAGAGGATGAACTACTTCTTTCTAAAAAAAGAGAAAGAACCTTTAATGCATATTGCTGGACGCTTAAACCTGTATTTTTAGAATATGTAATCAAGCATTTTTCAAATATAAAAAGGGTAACTTATTTAGATGCTGATCTTTATTTTTTTAATGATATGCAATCTATTTTCGAAGAAAATATCCATACTTCTGTGTTATTATCAAACCATCATTATACAAAGAGCTTAAAAAAATATGAAGCTATATGTGGAAAATATAATTCAGGGTTTATTAGTTTTAAAAGAGATGAAAAAGGGCTTAATGCATTAAAATGGTGGAAAGAAAAGTGTTTGTCATGGTGTAGTGAAGTTATTGAAAAAGAGAGATTTGGAGATCAAAAATATTTAGATAAAATGATTCTTTTATGGGATGGAGTAGAAGAAATTAAAACAATCGGAGTGAATATAGGTTTTTGGAATCATGGAAGATATAAAACAAGTATAGTAAAGGATAAGGTATATATTAATAATGTTCCTTTAATTTTTTATCATTTTGCAGGATTTAGAATTTTAAATGAACAAGAATTTGCAATTATCGTTGGATTTAGAAATGAATTTATAGATCATATATATCTTCCATATATGAAAAAAATTCAAAAATCTATTGAAATAGTAAAAAATATTTCTCCGCATTTTCCAAAATATTTTCATGATAAAAGTTTATTACAAGGAGTAACTATTTATACCATTTCTTAAATGGGGGAGAAAGGATATGAGTAAGTTTCATTTTTCTACGGTTATATCTAATGAGTATTTATATAAAGTACTTGTTATGTATAAAAGTCTTAAAAAGTATTGTAATGATTTTAAATTATATATTTTGTGTATAGACCAATGGGCATATAACATCTTATATGATTTAAAACTTTCATATGTAGTACCTATTCATGTAGCTAGTATAGAAGATATTCATTTAAAGAAAATAAAATATGCTCGTACAAAAGGAGAATATGCATGGACTCTAAAGCCTGCCATGATGCATTATATGATGATACATTTCAAAGATGCAAAATATTTTGCTCATTTAGATGGTGATCTTTATTTTTATGATGATATAGAAAAAATATTTAATGAAAATCATGAAGCCTCTCTTTATTTGACAGATCATTATAATTCAAAAAAATTTTTAAATACCTATGATATAACTGGAAAATATAATACAGGATTTGTAGGATGTAGGAATGATAAAATAGGTTTTAAGGCAGTAAAATGGTGGAAGGAACAATGTATTCTTTGGTGTTATAAAGATGCAGATATAGAAAATAAGAGGTTTGGAGATCAAAGATATGTAGAAATGTGGGAGGAAAAATTTTCAAATGTACATGTAATAAAAACAATAGGAGCCAATGTAGCCATATGGAATATAGATAATTATAGGTTATCTTCCAAAGAAGATCATCTATATGTAGAAGATGAAAAAATAATTTTTTATCATTTTTCAGGACTAAGTATATACAATGATCAAGAATTTAATCTTTCTTGGTTTGAAGGATTATCAGATCAAATTGTAAAATATATTTATATACCTTATTTAAAAGAATTAAATGATATGATTCAATATATTAAAAAAAGATATCTTAAAATCGAAAAAGGATGGATCAAAAGAGGGAGTATTAGAGATATTCACTATTTTCATTTACAAAAATAATAAGCAAAGACTTTAGTCTTTGCTTATCTTTTTTGCATTTAAATATTTGTCTTGATTTCTTCTCCGATATAAGAAGTTTCTTTCTTTGTAAATAATTTTTTTCTTATCATATTCAAAGGAATGATACAGAAAGATAAACCTATTATAATCATCCATTCATGTATATTTAAAGGTGTGGTACGAAGTATCTTTCCACCTATAAAAGTAAGCATGATTTGAACAAAGGTGATGAATAGTACAACTTTTGAAAAACCAGGATTTTTTCTAATATTGTCAAATATATTTGCTTTTTCTGTTCTTGCATTAAACATATTAAATACATTTAAAAATATAAAGAATGAGAAAAAGCCTGTTAAAAACACTATGTCTCCTTCAGAAGATCTAAAAGCTTTACGAATCATATCAGAAGAAAGAAACAAAATACTAACTATTGATACAAAGATTCCATTAAATAAAATCGAGTTCCACATAGATTTAGATACAATGCCTTCTGTTCTAGTTTTTGGTTTTTCAAGCATATATCTTAAAAGTGCAGGTTCTCCACCAAAGGCTAAGGCAGCTAGAGTATCCATTACAAGGTTTACCCAAAGCATTTGAGTCATGGTAAGAGGTAGTCCTCCTGCTAGTCCTAAAAAAGGTCCCATAAAAGCTACGAGTACAGCTGCTACATTAATAGTTAATTGGAATATAATAAACTTTTGTATACTCTTAAAGATAGTTCTTCCATAAAGAATAGATTTTGTAATAGATAAGAAGTTGTCATCAAGTACTACAATATCTCCAGCTTCTTTTGCTACTTCTGTACCTGATCCCATTGCAAAGCCAACATCAGCTCTTTTTAGTGCAGGAGAGTCATTGACACCATCTCCTGTCATACCAACTACTAATCCTAGTTCTTGAGAAATTTTTACAAGTCTAGATTTATCACTAGGAAGTGCACGGCTTATGACACGAATATGAGGAAGAACTTTTTTTAGTTCATCATCTGTCATATGATTAATTTCTTCTGAAGTAAAAGCTAAGTCTGTATCATTTTTTAAAAGTCCTGTTTCTTTTGCAATAGCTACGGCTGTTTCTTTACGATCTCCTGTAATCATTACTACTTGAATACCTGCATTTTGGGCTTCTTTTATAGCTTTTATTGATTCTAATCTAATTTCATCTCTGATTCCTATAATTCCTACAAGGGTATAATCTCCTGTTACTTGGTCATCTTTAATTTTGCCATCTGAAGTAACAAAAGCTAATAATCTCATAGAACGACTTGCTAAAGTTTCCATTTGTTTATCTAAACGATCATAAAGGTCTTTTGAAAAAGTTTGTTTATTTCCTTCTGAGTCATAATATTGTGTACATTTATCTAATAATTTTTCAGGAGCACCTTTGATTAAGACACCATTAAAATCACCATTTAATTGACTTGCTGAGAATTTTCTACTGCTGCTAAATTCAATGTCTGCTATTTTACTAAATGTATTTGAAGAATCAAATGTGAAATCTACAAAATTCATTAAAGCTCGATCTGTAGCATTTCCTCCTACTATTTGAGGGTGATCTGTATGGGTATTACTAAGTACTGCTGCTGTATTATATTGTATAGAAGTTTTCATCAGTTTTTTAAGGGGTGTAGAGAGCTGTCCAAAGGATTTGAAGCTTTCTCCATTTCCTGTCATAAATTCTACACATTCAAGATGTCCCTTTGTAATAGTACCTGTTTTATCACTAAACAAAATATTGATACTTCCTGCTGTTTCAATTCCTATTAACTTTCTTACTAATAAGTTGTCAGCCAAAAGCTTACGCATATTAAGAGATAATACAATAGCGATCATCATAGGTAAACCTTCAGGAACAGCTACAACAATAATGACGATTGCCAATATGAAAGCTGTAACCAAATCATTCAAAGGATTTCCAAGGGCAGGATATTGATTTGTCCAATTGCTTAAGTATTGTAATATCGCTTGGGTATTAAACTGATTATCAATTACTGCAGTTTTAAAGAAATAAGAGATAGCAATTAATGTTCCGCCAATATATCCAAAAAGAGCAATTTTATCTGCTAAATCCTTTAACTTGATTTTTAAAGGAGATTCGATGTCATCTCCCATAGATAACTCTTGAGCAATTTTTCCAAAGGTAGTTGCATCGCCAATTCTTGCAGCAATTAAAATGGCTTCACCTGAAGTGACTACAGAACCTCTATAAACTTTTTTAGGGTCTGAAAAATCTTCTTTTGAAAAATCAATTGGAGTGGAAGAAGATACTTTAGATACTTCCTCTGATTCACCATTTAAAGTAGATTGATCTACTTTAATACTTCCATCAAGAATAAATCCATCTACTGGAACTTTATCTCCAGGTTGTAGAAGAATATGATCTCCTTTTACAATTTCATCAATTAATAGTTCCTGAGCGAATCCGTCTCTGAATACTTTAATACGAATTTTAGAAGCTTCTTCCTGTAATTTTTGAAATGAGTTTTCATTACTATATTCACTAATAGTAGAAATAAGTGTTGCTAAAACTACTGCTAAGGCAATTCCTAAGGATTCATACCATTCAGATTTTCCAAAGAAAAAAAAGACTACATTAATCAGTAATGCTACAATAAGTATTTTAATGATAGGGTCATTTAAATTTCCTTTTAACTTGTCCCAAAATGTTTCTCCTTGTGAAGGAGTAAGTTGATTGGTTCCATGCTTCTGACGAGAAAGTTCTACTTCTTCTGATGTTAATCCATTGTAAAATTTCATGTTTTTTATCCTCCTTATCTAAATGTAGAAAGATATAGTTTTGAAAACCATATCCAAACTATATAGATATAATATTATTTAGTTTAATATATTGCAATATATGAATGTATATGTTTTTGGGGGTATATAAGAAAAAATCATAAAATATCTCTTTTATTCTTTGTTTTTCTAAGAATATCTTTTAGTATTAGTAAGTATACTTATTTATATGTTTATAGATAGTATTAAATACCGTATAATAGATTTGGGGTGATAATATGATTCATAAGGATGAAATACTAAAACTTGTAGAAGAATTATCTTTTTCAGATGAAATAAAGCTTTCTGATATTCCAGATCTACATTTATATATAGGACAAGTTCAAAACTTTTTAACAGATAAGTTAAGTCATTTAAAGAGATCTAAAAAAGATAAAATTTTAACTACGACTATGATTAACAATTATACAAAAGATAATTTGCTAATGAAACCAACAAAAAGTAAACAATATACAAAAGAGCATATTATTTTAATGATTTTGTTATA containing:
- a CDS encoding glycosyltransferase, whose product is MDNGFCMVVSKYRIYQGIVLIESLFENIESPQVFVLCMDHEGYEILSNYKKNNIKVISIDDIEDELLLSKKRERTFNAYCWTLKPVFLEYVIKHFSNIKRVTYLDADLYFFNDMQSIFEENIHTSVLLSNHHYTKSLKKYEAICGKYNSGFISFKRDEKGLNALKWWKEKCLSWCSEVIEKERFGDQKYLDKMILLWDGVEEIKTIGVNIGFWNHGRYKTSIVKDKVYINNVPLIFYHFAGFRILNEQEFAIIVGFRNEFIDHIYLPYMKKIQKSIEIVKNISPHFPKYFHDKSLLQGVTIYTIS
- a CDS encoding GDP-mannose 4,6-dehydratase; its protein translation is MKNHWKNRNVFITGATGFLGGYLTNRLIEKGANITALFRDRIQNIKLSEDINWIEGDLKDRTLLERILGEYEIDTVFHLAAQAIVGIANKNPISTFESNVLGTWNILEACRRSPSVKNIIVASSDKAYGEQELPYKEEMALMGKHPYDVSKSCADLMSMSYYHTYKLPVCVTRCGNLYGGGDMNFNRIIPQTIEFVLNQKSPIIRSDGTFVRDYFYVEDAVEAYLLLGEKMSELKLYGEAFNFGSEGYLSVLEIVNLILKVMNSHLKPIILNEGNHEIKNQYLSIEKAKQILNWKPHFTLDEGLKKTINWYKKYAQGEVRYG
- a CDS encoding calcium-translocating P-type ATPase, PMCA-type, translating into MKFYNGLTSEEVELSRQKHGTNQLTPSQGETFWDKLKGNLNDPIIKILIVALLINVVFFFFGKSEWYESLGIALAVVLATLISTISEYSNENSFQKLQEEASKIRIKVFRDGFAQELLIDEIVKGDHILLQPGDKVPVDGFILDGSIKVDQSTLNGESEEVSKVSSSTPIDFSKEDFSDPKKVYRGSVVTSGEAILIAARIGDATTFGKIAQELSMGDDIESPLKIKLKDLADKIALFGYIGGTLIAISYFFKTAVIDNQFNTQAILQYLSNWTNQYPALGNPLNDLVTAFILAIVIIVVAVPEGLPMMIAIVLSLNMRKLLADNLLVRKLIGIETAGSINILFSDKTGTITKGHLECVEFMTGNGESFKSFGQLSTPLKKLMKTSIQYNTAAVLSNTHTDHPQIVGGNATDRALMNFVDFTFDSSNTFSKIADIEFSSSRKFSASQLNGDFNGVLIKGAPEKLLDKCTQYYDSEGNKQTFSKDLYDRLDKQMETLASRSMRLLAFVTSDGKIKDDQVTGDYTLVGIIGIRDEIRLESIKAIKEAQNAGIQVVMITGDRKETAVAIAKETGLLKNDTDLAFTSEEINHMTDDELKKVLPHIRVISRALPSDKSRLVKISQELGLVVGMTGDGVNDSPALKRADVGFAMGSGTEVAKEAGDIVVLDDNFLSITKSILYGRTIFKSIQKFIIFQLTINVAAVLVAFMGPFLGLAGGLPLTMTQMLWVNLVMDTLAALAFGGEPALLRYMLEKPKTRTEGIVSKSMWNSILFNGIFVSIVSILFLSSDMIRKAFRSSEGDIVFLTGFFSFFIFLNVFNMFNARTEKANIFDNIRKNPGFSKVVLFITFVQIMLTFIGGKILRTTPLNIHEWMIIIGLSFCIIPLNMIRKKLFTKKETSYIGEEIKTNI